One region of Candidatus Zixiibacteriota bacterium genomic DNA includes:
- a CDS encoding serine hydroxymethyltransferase, translating to MSKLKEVDPEVYAAILGETKREAYQLELIASENFVSEAVLEALGSVMTNKYAEGYPGRRYYGGCEYVDIVENLARERAKKLFGCEHVNVQPHSGSQANMGVYFCVLKPGDTILGLNLSHGGHLTHGSPVNFSGKFFKVYFYGVRKDTEVLDYDEILKIAKDCKPKMIVTGATAYPRILDFVKFRQIADEVGAYLMADIAHIAGLIIAGIHPSPVPLADFVTTTTHKTLRGPRGGMIMCKGKYAKQLDKEIMPGIQGGPLMHVIASKAVAFKEALQSSFKEYQIQIVKNAKALAQELLNYGYHVVAGGTDTHLMLVSFVEKGITGKVVEEALDKAGITVNKNTVPFDPQKPFITSGIRIGTPAVTTRGMKEPEMKRIGRLIHETISDLGNEEVYKRVRKEVEELCREFPLYKERLEEGSK from the coding sequence ATGAGTAAATTAAAAGAAGTTGATCCAGAGGTTTACGCAGCCATCTTAGGTGAGACTAAAAGGGAAGCATATCAATTGGAACTTATCGCTTCAGAGAATTTTGTAAGCGAGGCGGTCCTTGAAGCTTTAGGCTCGGTGATGACGAATAAATATGCTGAAGGATATCCGGGAAGAAGGTATTATGGTGGTTGTGAATATGTGGATATTGTGGAGAATTTAGCCCGGGAAAGAGCTAAAAAGCTTTTCGGTTGTGAGCACGTGAACGTTCAGCCGCATTCTGGCTCACAGGCTAATATGGGGGTATATTTCTGCGTTCTGAAACCCGGGGATACCATTTTAGGTTTAAATCTTTCCCACGGAGGTCACCTGACCCACGGCTCACCAGTCAATTTCTCTGGCAAATTCTTTAAGGTTTATTTTTATGGAGTGAGAAAAGATACTGAGGTACTGGATTATGATGAAATCCTGAAGATTGCTAAAGATTGCAAGCCCAAAATGATTGTAACTGGAGCAACTGCATATCCTCGCATACTGGATTTTGTCAAGTTTCGCCAGATAGCTGATGAGGTTGGGGCTTATCTGATGGCTGACATTGCCCATATCGCAGGGCTTATCATTGCAGGGATACATCCTTCACCTGTGCCTCTGGCTGATTTTGTCACCACCACGACTCACAAAACCCTGCGAGGTCCGAGAGGCGGGATGATAATGTGTAAAGGAAAATATGCCAAGCAACTTGATAAGGAGATAATGCCGGGAATACAGGGCGGACCATTGATGCATGTCATAGCTTCAAAGGCAGTGGCTTTTAAAGAGGCTTTACAGTCTTCGTTCAAGGAGTATCAGATTCAGATTGTCAAGAATGCAAAGGCGCTGGCTCAAGAACTTTTGAATTACGGCTATCACGTGGTGGCTGGAGGTACTGATACTCACCTGATGTTAGTGAGCTTTGTAGAGAAAGGGATAACCGGTAAGGTGGTGGAGGAGGCTCTGGACAAGGCAGGTATAACTGTAAATAAAAACACAGTTCCCTTTGACCCTCAGAAACCCTTCATAACTTCAGGAATAAGGATTGGAACACCTGCAGTTACGACTCGTGGAATGAAAGAGCCAGAGATGAAAAGAATCGGCAGGCTTATACATGAAACCATCTCAGATTTAGGGAATGAGGAGGTTTATAAAAGAGTCCGAAAAGAAGTGGAGGAACTTTGCAGAGAGTTTCCCTTGTATAAGGAAAGACTGGAGGAAGGTAGCAAGTAG
- a CDS encoding GAF domain-containing protein — protein sequence MKKKETEIIKQIDELVQSKKEREEVLRETVKVLKENYEHYNWVGIYLLEGDELVLGPYLGKPSPHTRIRLNKGICGAAASQKKTVNIPDVSADPRYLACSLETRSEIVVPIMRGEQVFGEVDIDSNKLSAFSKEEQLLLEQVCSILSELF from the coding sequence ATGAAGAAAAAAGAGACTGAGATTATCAAGCAGATTGACGAATTAGTGCAATCTAAGAAAGAAAGGGAGGAAGTTCTTAGAGAAACCGTAAAAGTTCTCAAGGAAAACTACGAGCATTATAACTGGGTCGGGATTTACCTTTTAGAAGGCGACGAGCTTGTACTTGGTCCTTATTTAGGCAAGCCCTCACCTCATACCAGGATCCGTCTGAATAAAGGAATCTGCGGGGCTGCGGCCAGCCAGAAGAAGACAGTGAATATCCCGGATGTGAGTGCTGATCCAAGGTATTTAGCCTGTAGTCTGGAAACCAGGTCCGAGATTGTCGTCCCTATAATGAGGGGAGAACAGGTATTTGGTGAAGTAGACATAGATTCTAACAAGTTAAGTGCCTTTTCAAAAGAAGAGCAGCTGCTTTTGGAACAGGTTTGTTCGATTCTTTCTGAGCTTTTCTGA